One genomic window of Sporosarcina ureae includes the following:
- a CDS encoding LamB/YcsF family protein, translating into MKYIDLNCDMGESFGAYKLGNDEEVIELISSANIACGFHAGDPNVMDRTVKMAKKHGVGIGVHMGYPDLLGFGRRDIDIAKDDLVNYIIYQIGALQAFCKKHGVEIQHIKSHGSMGNMSYVNHTVADAVTDAILHIVPNTKLFVIANTVIHKLAVEKGIAVVHEVFADRTYTNDGTLVSRKQEGAVIKDPEKAAEQVLQMVLEGNVTTIDGNIIDMSADSICVHGDTQGALEIIRCVKSKLEENNVIIAPVGTWLK; encoded by the coding sequence ATGAAGTACATTGATTTAAACTGTGATATGGGCGAAAGTTTTGGCGCTTATAAATTAGGTAATGACGAAGAAGTAATTGAACTAATCTCATCTGCTAATATTGCTTGTGGTTTTCACGCAGGTGACCCAAATGTGATGGATAGAACTGTTAAAATGGCAAAAAAACATGGTGTAGGTATTGGTGTTCATATGGGTTATCCTGATTTACTAGGATTTGGCCGTCGTGATATTGATATCGCCAAAGATGATCTAGTCAATTACATTATTTATCAAATTGGTGCATTACAGGCGTTTTGCAAAAAACATGGTGTAGAAATACAACATATTAAGTCACATGGAAGTATGGGTAATATGTCATATGTAAACCATACAGTAGCAGATGCTGTCACAGATGCAATATTACACATAGTACCTAACACAAAATTGTTTGTAATTGCAAATACAGTTATTCATAAACTAGCTGTCGAAAAAGGTATTGCTGTTGTTCACGAGGTATTTGCGGATCGCACGTATACAAATGACGGTACACTTGTTTCCCGGAAACAAGAAGGCGCAGTCATTAAGGATCCAGAAAAAGCCGCGGAACAGGTTTTACAAATGGTTTTAGAAGGTAACGTTACTACAATCGACGGTAATATTATCGATATGAGCGCTGACAGTATTTGTGTTCACGGTGATACCCAAGGGGCACTTGAAATCATTAGATGTGTAAAATCAAAACTTGAAGAAAATAACGTTATAATTGCCCCAGTAGGTACATGGTTAAAATAA
- a CDS encoding WD40/YVTN/BNR-like repeat-containing protein codes for MKKILISLLTNPLFLIVYWIFCYELALLCMYGRINHTVPILLISIVLLTSIIAFSTMKIVKAKELEPKKMINLKAWKYVSVVMIMSITIFYGMKIYKSATNFGGELAWFIDRLKNEASVEFEHNNIYMDGVEGIFKDINKEYALPKKLYMESDFHLKFNQDGTITSFDTFVYGENADGEEESYLITYDQNKASTITVRLNGYLHADYNEEKLVEPLIRTVKVIPVKQTVDMWNEHTYGLVYYGKRNWGYNTEGIIHMDENGMEQTPTKTTSEIIGYTVSIFVPGKEKEIIPARYNVIGDPDWSQSNTIQYQDSFEDDRQEIPNTNEQFYLSNEVGYILDVADKALGSTLYSLRKTSDGGKTWTVINQNPFNGTVGSAAGITFINEELGFLRAARPSGTEGVLFRTNDGGISFEEVSYTMQEMKLDSGQSINPFDFPGLPFEKDGVLTMLIGQGSDGDYNGNSSGLYQSNDHGETWEYVQEVESK; via the coding sequence ATAAAAAAGATATTAATATCATTATTAACAAATCCACTATTCCTAATTGTATATTGGATTTTTTGTTATGAATTAGCTTTACTCTGTATGTATGGAAGAATAAATCATACTGTTCCTATTTTATTAATATCTATAGTACTTTTAACTTCTATAATTGCATTTTCTACAATGAAAATTGTAAAAGCTAAAGAACTTGAACCCAAAAAAATGATTAATTTGAAGGCATGGAAATACGTTTCTGTTGTAATGATCATGAGCATTACAATATTTTATGGAATGAAGATTTATAAAAGTGCAACAAATTTCGGAGGCGAACTTGCTTGGTTTATTGATAGATTAAAAAATGAAGCTTCAGTTGAGTTTGAACATAACAACATCTATATGGATGGAGTAGAAGGGATTTTTAAAGATATAAATAAAGAATATGCTTTGCCGAAGAAATTATATATGGAAAGTGATTTTCATCTTAAATTTAATCAGGATGGAACCATCACATCATTTGATACTTTTGTTTATGGGGAAAATGCTGATGGGGAAGAGGAAAGTTACCTAATCACTTATGATCAAAATAAGGCGTCTACTATTACTGTAAGATTAAACGGATATCTACATGCCGATTATAATGAGGAAAAGCTAGTGGAACCTCTAATTAGAACGGTTAAGGTTATTCCAGTGAAGCAGACAGTGGATATGTGGAATGAACATACGTATGGGTTAGTTTATTACGGGAAAAGAAATTGGGGCTACAATACTGAGGGGATTATACACATGGATGAGAATGGTATGGAGCAGACTCCTACAAAAACTACATCTGAAATAATTGGCTATACGGTATCTATTTTTGTCCCTGGAAAAGAGAAAGAGATCATACCTGCTAGATATAATGTAATTGGTGACCCAGATTGGAGTCAGTCAAATACGATTCAATATCAAGATAGTTTTGAAGATGATCGGCAAGAAATACCTAATACCAATGAACAGTTTTATCTCTCAAATGAAGTAGGATATATATTAGATGTTGCGGATAAAGCATTAGGAAGTACTTTATATTCACTCAGAAAGACGAGTGACGGCGGGAAAACTTGGACGGTTATCAATCAAAATCCATTCAATGGAACAGTTGGTAGTGCAGCAGGAATCACTTTTATTAATGAGGAACTTGGATTTTTAAGGGCAGCAAGACCTTCTGGTACTGAAGGAGTACTATTCCGCACAAATGATGGAGGGATATCTTTCGAAGAGGTAAGTTACACCATGCAGGAAATGAAGTTAGATAGTGGACAATCTATAAATCCATTTGATTTTCCAGGTCTGCCTTTTGAAAAAGATGGGGTTCTTACTATGTTAATTGGGCAAGGATCGGATGGTGATTACAATGGGAATAGTAGTGGACTTTATCAATCAAATGATCACGGTGAAACTTGGGAGTATGTACAAGAGGTTGAGAGTAAATAG
- a CDS encoding ATP-binding protein, with translation MDIKKRDSTSILNSLGGGVVPSRGLHYIMVGRHEEVKQILSDLDNIKKGSSFMKLFIGSFGSGKSFIQALIQQAAFNEKFVVAKADFTPERRLYGTEGKAVATYTELMKNLATATVPQGGALPIILDKWISEIQMKVQLDKNYESVAFDDPSFIKDVELAITDVVSKMDELVGGYDFARILTQYFKGFVEDDNEIQRQALRWLRGEYTSKMEARKDLGVREIINDINYYEYIKVFSQFVKQIGYSGLVINLDEAINLYKITHPQTREKNYETILKIYNDTLQGNVEGLYITIGGTPEFLEDERRGLFSYGALKRRLQSNRFETNEYRDLTQPVITIKPLKHDETYVLLEKLRDIHAIHNGYATTVTSDEIQNFIRGEYSRPGAEENLTVGDIIRSFIGALNILHQNPKYDREKLFGENESKPQPTNVNSRFSRTEG, from the coding sequence ATGGATATTAAAAAGAGAGATTCCACCTCAATATTGAACTCGCTAGGAGGTGGCGTCGTACCAAGCAGAGGGTTGCATTACATCATGGTCGGTCGACATGAAGAAGTTAAACAAATCCTAAGTGACTTGGATAATATTAAAAAAGGGTCGTCCTTCATGAAACTATTCATTGGCTCCTTTGGGAGTGGTAAGAGTTTTATTCAAGCACTAATCCAACAAGCTGCTTTTAATGAGAAATTTGTTGTCGCGAAAGCAGACTTCACACCTGAACGTCGATTGTACGGGACGGAAGGCAAAGCGGTCGCGACATACACCGAACTAATGAAAAACTTGGCGACAGCAACTGTCCCTCAAGGCGGCGCATTACCGATCATTTTAGACAAGTGGATTAGCGAAATTCAAATGAAGGTTCAACTCGATAAAAATTACGAATCTGTTGCATTCGACGACCCTTCCTTCATTAAAGATGTAGAGTTAGCCATAACTGATGTCGTATCTAAAATGGATGAACTCGTCGGTGGTTACGACTTTGCGCGTATTCTAACCCAATACTTTAAAGGGTTTGTTGAAGATGATAATGAAATCCAACGACAAGCGCTTCGGTGGCTTCGTGGGGAATACACATCCAAAATGGAAGCACGTAAGGATTTGGGTGTTCGCGAAATCATCAACGACATTAATTACTATGAGTATATAAAGGTGTTTTCTCAGTTCGTAAAGCAAATTGGGTATTCCGGATTGGTCATTAATCTAGATGAAGCCATTAACTTGTATAAGATTACACACCCTCAGACTAGAGAGAAAAACTATGAAACGATTTTAAAGATTTACAACGACACGCTACAAGGGAATGTTGAGGGGTTGTATATCACGATAGGTGGTACACCGGAATTCTTAGAGGACGAACGTAGAGGGTTGTTCAGCTATGGCGCTTTAAAGAGAAGGCTCCAATCCAATCGCTTTGAAACAAATGAATACCGCGACTTAACACAACCGGTTATCACCATTAAGCCATTGAAACATGACGAAACCTATGTGCTCTTGGAAAAGTTAAGAGACATTCATGCCATTCATAATGGTTATGCAACTACCGTAACGAGTGATGAAATTCAGAACTTTATACGCGGGGAGTACTCTCGACCCGGTGCGGAAGAAAACCTAACTGTTGGGGACATTATTCGAAGCTTTATCGGTGCATTAAACATACTTCATCAAAATCCAAAATACGATCGTGAAAAATTGTTTGGTGAGAACGAATCGAAGCCACAGCCTACTAATGTGAATTCTCGCTTCTCAAGAACTGAAGGGTAG
- a CDS encoding VOC family protein translates to MINKIGQVMLYVNNQDDAVDFWIEKVGFIIITDEDNGQGMRWIEIAPTKEAETSIILHNKAIISEMQPELNLGTPSLMFFSEDLDKLHSTLSNKNITVGEIVTMPSGKVFNFADSEQNYFAVMEKSK, encoded by the coding sequence ATGATTAATAAAATCGGTCAAGTTATGTTGTATGTCAACAACCAAGATGATGCGGTGGATTTTTGGATAGAAAAAGTAGGGTTTATCATAATAACAGATGAAGATAACGGTCAAGGAATGAGATGGATTGAAATTGCACCAACAAAGGAAGCCGAAACAAGCATTATACTTCACAATAAGGCAATAATTTCTGAAATGCAGCCAGAATTGAATCTTGGTACACCTTCATTAATGTTTTTCTCGGAAGATCTCGATAAGTTGCATAGCACCCTATCAAATAAAAATATCACAGTCGGAGAAATTGTAACTATGCCTTCCGGAAAAGTATTCAATTTTGCCGATAGCGAACAAAATTATTTTGCGGTTATGGAAAAGAGTAAATAA
- a CDS encoding DEAD/DEAH box helicase, translating into MQSFELLSKTMQKKIWEMKWDKLTPIQNKTIPIIIETNKDVILSSATASGKTEAAFLPIISLIEGNAEKQLKVLYISPLKALINNQFERIEKLCEYSSIPIHKWHGDVSQSQKNKFVKNPSGILQITPESVESLFINRTEYIRNLFKGIEFIVIDEIHSFINSERGVQLRSLLSRVEQYTIQRPRIIGLSATIDNFELVKEWVNYKDTKNVEIIETTGSEKQLQYYLMHFETGKDRRLPVELFEDIREVSRDNKTIIFCNRRCQVEVTTVFLNRLAKRDSVGETYYAHHSSIDKKEREYVEKTMVESATPKSVVATSSLELGIDIGDVDIVVQLDSTFTVSSLKQRLGRSGRKKDADQMLQLYTTEEDSLLQSLAVMELALEKWIEPATGYLAPYDILFHQLISICQETNGRGLEELVSIIKGNHIFYNMQQEKVEQIIHHMLEKDHLEKVKGSNELIVGIEGERILRSKEFYAVFMSPEVFTVLEGVKTIGTVDKGAKVEIGDSIILAGRLWEINSIDFKKNKIYVKKSVSGKPPMYSGGAGGIHNRIGEKMIEILCSNQQFDYFNDTAEYTLQDMRKAYHDYGVKPNERILWRTKHEIVFDTYTGSKNTQNLIWALRSLGLNIRGDGVGRVYIDGFNGDIAEVIRQAQEKQWVIEDLVRITQEHELFVSKFSIYLPKDIQEELHVISKINLKGLEEYLATYSFRVIDLE; encoded by the coding sequence ATGCAATCATTCGAACTACTTTCCAAAACAATGCAAAAGAAGATTTGGGAGATGAAATGGGATAAGTTAACACCTATTCAAAATAAGACAATACCCATAATCATTGAGACGAATAAAGATGTTATTCTCTCGTCTGCAACTGCCTCTGGTAAAACGGAGGCGGCTTTTTTGCCGATAATCTCCCTTATCGAAGGAAATGCTGAAAAACAGTTAAAAGTATTGTACATATCACCTCTAAAAGCCTTGATAAACAACCAATTTGAACGCATTGAAAAACTTTGCGAGTATAGTTCCATTCCGATACATAAATGGCATGGAGACGTCAGTCAAAGTCAGAAAAACAAGTTCGTGAAAAATCCGTCAGGCATTCTCCAAATCACACCTGAATCCGTTGAAAGTTTGTTCATTAATCGTACGGAATATATCAGGAACCTGTTTAAAGGGATTGAGTTTATAGTCATTGATGAAATCCACTCGTTTATCAATTCGGAACGCGGCGTTCAACTACGTTCACTATTATCTAGGGTTGAGCAGTACACAATTCAAAGACCAAGAATAATTGGTCTGTCCGCTACTATCGATAACTTTGAGCTTGTTAAGGAATGGGTGAACTATAAAGACACGAAAAATGTTGAAATTATTGAAACAACTGGGAGTGAAAAACAACTCCAATATTACCTGATGCATTTTGAAACTGGGAAAGATAGGAGACTACCAGTGGAGTTATTTGAAGATATTCGAGAGGTGTCTAGAGATAATAAAACCATTATCTTTTGCAACAGAAGATGTCAAGTAGAAGTAACTACGGTGTTTCTGAATCGACTGGCGAAGAGAGATAGTGTTGGTGAAACGTATTATGCACATCACTCATCCATTGATAAAAAAGAACGTGAATACGTGGAGAAGACAATGGTTGAATCCGCAACACCTAAAAGTGTTGTTGCGACTAGCTCACTGGAGTTAGGTATTGACATTGGGGATGTAGACATTGTTGTACAGTTAGACAGTACATTTACCGTATCGTCTTTGAAACAGCGGTTGGGTCGCTCAGGGCGAAAAAAAGATGCGGATCAGATGTTGCAGTTGTATACAACAGAAGAGGATAGTTTGCTTCAATCGCTGGCAGTAATGGAGTTAGCGCTTGAGAAGTGGATAGAGCCTGCTACGGGGTATCTAGCACCTTACGACATATTATTCCATCAATTGATATCCATCTGCCAAGAAACGAATGGGAGAGGCTTAGAAGAGCTCGTATCGATCATTAAAGGCAATCACATTTTCTACAACATGCAGCAAGAAAAGGTAGAACAAATTATTCATCACATGTTAGAGAAAGACCACCTTGAAAAAGTTAAGGGGAGCAACGAGTTAATCGTTGGCATCGAGGGGGAAAGAATACTCAGAAGCAAGGAGTTCTATGCGGTCTTTATGAGTCCAGAAGTCTTCACGGTGCTGGAGGGAGTAAAAACCATAGGTACAGTGGATAAGGGTGCGAAGGTTGAAATAGGTGACTCAATCATTCTTGCCGGTAGGTTATGGGAAATTAACAGCATTGATTTCAAGAAGAATAAAATATATGTTAAAAAGTCGGTTAGTGGTAAGCCGCCAATGTATAGTGGAGGAGCTGGTGGAATCCATAATCGTATTGGTGAAAAAATGATTGAAATCTTGTGTTCCAATCAGCAATTTGATTATTTTAATGATACTGCTGAATATACATTGCAGGATATGAGAAAGGCTTATCATGATTATGGTGTAAAACCGAATGAGCGAATTCTTTGGAGAACTAAACATGAAATCGTATTCGATACGTACACAGGATCTAAAAACACGCAAAACTTAATATGGGCGCTCCGTTCATTAGGTCTTAATATTAGAGGAGATGGTGTTGGAAGGGTATATATCGATGGATTCAACGGTGATATAGCGGAAGTAATTAGACAAGCACAAGAAAAACAGTGGGTAATCGAAGATTTGGTACGTATCACACAAGAACATGAGCTGTTTGTGTCTAAATTCTCTATTTACTTACCGAAAGACATACAGGAGGAACTGCATGTAATAAGTAAAATAAACCTGAAAGGATTGGAAGAGTACCTAGCTACCTATTCGTTTAGAGTTATTGATTTAGAGTGA
- a CDS encoding RNA polymerase alpha subunit C-terminal domain-containing protein: MKAEKKLKVCEKGHRYYKSSDCQSCPTCDKENKPESGFLSKLSSPARNALVHGGIDTLQKLSKYTEREILKIHGIGPASLPIMRTSLEEKGLSFKG, encoded by the coding sequence TTGAAAGCTGAAAAAAAATTAAAGGTTTGTGAAAAAGGACATAGGTATTATAAAAGTAGTGACTGCCAAAGTTGTCCTACTTGCGATAAAGAGAATAAACCTGAAAGTGGATTCCTTTCGAAACTAAGTTCACCAGCCAGAAATGCCTTAGTTCATGGGGGAATCGATACTTTGCAAAAACTCTCAAAGTACACCGAAAGAGAAATTCTGAAAATCCATGGTATTGGACCAGCCTCCCTACCTATTATGAGAACTTCATTGGAAGAAAAAGGTTTATCATTTAAAGGATAA
- a CDS encoding TIGR04104 family putative zinc finger protein, whose translation MNCNNQWSWKQTIKKTATLNPAITCPYCEEKQYQTQKSKGEIGMLTPIVLLQLIIQMFFEVPEAIILSLFPSLFILVIILYPFLVKLSSQEKYIG comes from the coding sequence ATAAATTGCAATAATCAGTGGAGTTGGAAACAAACAATAAAAAAGACGGCCACATTAAACCCTGCCATTACTTGCCCGTACTGCGAAGAAAAACAATATCAAACGCAAAAATCCAAAGGGGAAATTGGCATGTTAACTCCGATTGTTTTATTGCAACTGATTATTCAAATGTTCTTTGAGGTGCCAGAAGCTATAATACTTAGCTTATTCCCTAGTTTATTCATTTTGGTTATCATTCTATATCCGTTTTTAGTGAAGTTAAGTAGCCAAGAGAAATACATAGGGTAA
- a CDS encoding class I SAM-dependent methyltransferase — protein METEKRMELVNVILEEVRPLLRGSESKRLVDYGSGSGLVSLELTDLVNSILLVDSSKQALQDATDKIVARGMTNCEVLYSDFTEDMPELKADIVLLSLVLLHIPDTKLILQKLYSILQNDGLLIIVDFDKNDQVNHPKIHSGFSHNALKSILAEVGFTSTTCKTFYHGKQIFANQDASMFIATSRK, from the coding sequence ATGGAAACGGAAAAACGAATGGAATTGGTTAACGTTATTCTTGAAGAAGTAAGACCACTATTACGAGGTAGTGAATCAAAAAGGTTAGTAGACTATGGGAGCGGTTCGGGTTTAGTTAGTTTAGAACTAACGGACTTAGTAAATTCTATATTGCTCGTGGACTCTTCAAAACAAGCATTACAGGATGCAACAGATAAGATTGTGGCAAGAGGCATGACTAACTGCGAAGTACTGTATTCAGATTTTACCGAAGACATGCCTGAACTTAAAGCGGACATCGTGTTACTCTCTTTAGTTCTTCTTCATATTCCCGATACTAAATTAATTTTGCAAAAGCTGTATAGCATTTTACAAAATGATGGCCTGCTAATAATTGTTGACTTTGACAAAAATGATCAAGTCAATCATCCGAAAATTCATAGTGGATTTTCGCATAATGCACTAAAAAGTATATTAGCCGAAGTCGGATTTACGTCGACTACATGTAAGACCTTCTATCATGGGAAACAGATTTTTGCAAATCAAGATGCATCGATGTTTATAGCCACTAGTAGAAAGTGA
- a CDS encoding endonuclease V translates to MCLKEEVSMVNRMAATDIKFIAGVDVAYWEDEGNEWGVCSIIVIDYVTKAVIEETNSAGIIAVPYIPGYLAFRELPLVISAAKKLTHAPDLFMFDGNGYLHPRHMGIATHASFFLNKPTIGIAKSYLKIADAEFEMPESRVGSYVDIIINKEIYGRVLRTHQDVKPIFISCGNYIDLPTATTITEELINGESRLPIPVRLADLATKRNRGHLRNKKS, encoded by the coding sequence ATGTGTTTAAAAGAAGAAGTTAGTATGGTCAACAGAATGGCTGCTACTGATATCAAGTTCATTGCAGGTGTGGATGTAGCTTACTGGGAGGATGAAGGAAATGAATGGGGTGTTTGTAGCATAATCGTCATAGATTATGTTACAAAAGCGGTTATTGAAGAAACAAATAGCGCAGGAATTATCGCAGTCCCTTATATACCAGGATATTTGGCGTTTCGGGAACTTCCCCTAGTTATTAGCGCGGCCAAAAAGCTTACACACGCACCAGATCTATTTATGTTTGATGGCAATGGCTATTTGCATCCAAGGCATATGGGAATCGCAACACATGCTTCATTCTTTCTGAATAAACCAACCATCGGCATTGCTAAAAGTTACTTGAAAATAGCTGATGCCGAATTTGAAATGCCTGAAAGTAGGGTAGGTTCTTATGTAGATATAATTATAAATAAGGAAATATACGGCAGAGTTTTACGAACACATCAAGACGTCAAACCTATATTCATTTCATGTGGGAACTATATAGACTTACCAACAGCAACAACTATTACTGAGGAATTAATAAATGGTGAAAGTCGATTACCCATACCAGTTAGACTGGCCGATTTGGCAACAAAGAGAAATAGAGGTCACTTACGAAACAAGAAATCTTGA
- a CDS encoding VOC family protein translates to MVKNFWVNLPVEDINRSKEFYSKLGFSTNTLPGDSDQVQLVIGESNAIVMLFPVSTFKNFTKHEIVDTKQATEVLFSIDAGSKEEVDEIAKRAVMAGGTIFGEPSENQGWMYGCGFADLDGHRWNVLYMDMSMMPKG, encoded by the coding sequence ATGGTTAAAAACTTTTGGGTCAATTTACCAGTTGAAGATATAAATAGATCAAAAGAGTTTTATAGCAAACTTGGATTTTCGACGAATACACTACCTGGTGACAGCGATCAAGTGCAATTAGTCATCGGAGAGAGTAATGCTATCGTAATGCTTTTTCCTGTTTCCACTTTTAAAAACTTCACAAAACATGAAATTGTCGATACAAAACAAGCTACCGAAGTATTATTTTCCATAGATGCAGGGAGTAAAGAAGAAGTAGATGAAATAGCAAAGAGGGCTGTAATGGCTGGAGGCACGATTTTTGGTGAACCTTCAGAGAACCAAGGTTGGATGTATGGGTGCGGTTTTGCTGATCTAGATGGTCACCGTTGGAATGTGTTGTATATGGATATGAGCATGATGCCGAAGGGGTAA